In one window of Pseudobdellovibrionaceae bacterium DNA:
- a CDS encoding CPBP family intramembrane metalloprotease has product MKSVTSITAILFELGLLVVAMPLFIFWLSPEERILGEFNAYLLVQVMWGMIPLLLLGWLMTHPQIKKWGPVQRIHEFIDQSFLRILIDKSHPLTLLALSLAAGIGEEFLFRGVLQVKLGLIAASILFGLAHTITFTYFVFATIMGLYLGWIFELTQSLWLVIMLHAGYDFWALLRLRTQKVSDSQKVSDSQKVSDSLWESV; this is encoded by the coding sequence ATGAAATCCGTAACTAGTATAACTGCGATCCTTTTTGAACTGGGTTTACTTGTTGTCGCCATGCCACTTTTTATTTTTTGGCTCTCTCCTGAGGAGCGAATTTTAGGAGAATTCAATGCCTACCTACTCGTGCAGGTGATGTGGGGAATGATTCCCCTCCTTTTACTGGGGTGGCTTATGACCCATCCTCAAATTAAAAAGTGGGGCCCAGTTCAAAGAATTCATGAATTCATTGATCAGTCGTTTCTAAGAATATTGATTGATAAAAGCCATCCTCTCACTTTACTCGCCCTTTCTTTAGCCGCAGGCATCGGAGAAGAGTTTTTGTTTCGAGGTGTCTTGCAGGTAAAACTGGGACTCATAGCCGCCTCCATTCTATTTGGGCTAGCCCACACCATCACGTTCACCTATTTTGTTTTTGCCACAATTATGGGACTTTACCTCGGTTGGATTTTCGAACTCACCCAAAGCCTATGGCTAGTGATAATGCTCCACGCCGGATACGACTTCTGGGCCCTCCTGCGCCTTAGGACCCAAAAGGTCTCGGATTCCCAAAAGGTATCGGATTCCCAAAAGGTATCGGATTCCCTTTGGGAATCCGTTTAA
- a CDS encoding ABC transporter permease, with translation MGKSEVVATVVEPPVKSTPRSLWYDAYRRLKANKASIVSAVIIYILCIIALLANYVAPYSFSDQYMDKILVGPTPEHWLGTDSLGRDMLSRIIYGARMSMAVGILTAIISLVIGLVYGAISGWVGGRVDAMMMRFVDILYAIPTLVLMILVKVVFDSVNVFTNPELKALTSILLALSVVGWVQLARVVRGQVLQVKQMAYVEASRALGGSSVGIVFRHVLPNILGPIVVLLTFQIPANILYESFLSFIGLGLQPPYSSWGVLASEGYKLIRSYPHVIISPGVAIFVAMMAFQFFGDGLRDALDPKLRGKV, from the coding sequence ATGGGTAAGAGTGAAGTTGTGGCAACGGTAGTAGAACCTCCAGTAAAGAGCACGCCAAGAAGTCTTTGGTATGATGCTTACAGGCGGTTGAAGGCGAATAAGGCTTCCATAGTCTCTGCGGTGATAATTTACATACTGTGCATCATCGCCTTGTTAGCCAACTATGTGGCGCCGTATTCTTTTTCTGATCAATACATGGACAAGATTCTTGTGGGGCCCACCCCGGAGCATTGGTTGGGCACAGATAGTCTGGGGCGAGATATGCTGTCGAGAATTATCTATGGCGCTCGCATGTCTATGGCCGTGGGGATTTTAACGGCTATAATTTCTTTGGTAATAGGTCTTGTGTACGGTGCCATTTCCGGTTGGGTTGGTGGGCGTGTTGATGCCATGATGATGCGTTTTGTTGATATTCTCTATGCCATCCCTACATTGGTGCTTATGATTTTGGTGAAAGTGGTTTTTGATTCGGTGAATGTATTTACTAACCCTGAGCTAAAAGCTTTGACGAGCATATTATTAGCTTTGAGTGTGGTTGGATGGGTGCAGTTGGCAAGGGTTGTGCGAGGTCAAGTGTTGCAGGTCAAACAAATGGCTTATGTGGAAGCCAGTCGGGCCTTGGGCGGATCATCGGTGGGAATCGTGTTTCGTCATGTTTTGCCGAATATATTAGGTCCAATTGTGGTGTTATTAACATTTCAGATTCCTGCAAATATTTTGTATGAGAGTTTTTTAAGTTTCATTGGCTTAGGATTGCAACCCCCTTACAGCAGTTGGGGTGTGCTGGCCAGTGAAGGATATAAGCTGATTCGATCTTATCCTCATGTGATCATCTCACCGGGGGTTGCCATTTTTGTTGCAATGATGGCCTTCCAGTTTTTTGGCGACGGACTTCGGGATGCACTAGATCCGAAATTACGAGGAAAAGTTTAA
- a CDS encoding ABC transporter permease, translating into MDALSLGGALLGYSIRHHLLVYFAKRFVEALFVLFVIASATFLLLRIIPGGPFDRDKALPPEVIKNIEAKYNLDAPLYEQYFQYMAGLARGDLGESYKYIGRNVTTIIGEALPASFQLGFYSLILAFLVGIPLGVFAASKHNTWWDSLAMFGAISGVSLPNFLVGPILILIFCFSLDLLPPAFWEGPEYYILPVITLGLRPAAVIARLTRANVLDVISADYIRTAKAKGLGWPMVLFKHVLKNSLIPVLTFSGPLAAGILSGSFVIELIFNIPGIGKHFVESVSNRDYPLILGVTLVFSAMLVLANLIVDLLYSYFDPRIDLTK; encoded by the coding sequence ATGGATGCCCTGTCTTTGGGTGGCGCCCTTTTAGGCTATTCTATTCGCCATCATTTATTGGTGTACTTTGCAAAACGGTTTGTAGAAGCGCTATTTGTACTGTTCGTAATTGCTTCGGCAACGTTTTTACTTTTACGAATTATACCAGGCGGTCCCTTTGATCGAGACAAAGCTTTGCCTCCTGAGGTGATTAAAAACATCGAAGCCAAATACAACCTGGACGCTCCTCTTTATGAGCAATATTTCCAATATATGGCAGGCCTGGCTCGCGGGGATCTGGGTGAGTCGTATAAGTATATCGGTCGTAACGTGACGACCATTATTGGAGAAGCGCTGCCGGCCTCATTTCAGCTCGGATTTTATTCATTAATATTGGCATTCTTGGTGGGTATTCCATTGGGTGTTTTTGCGGCTTCGAAACATAATACTTGGTGGGACAGTTTGGCTATGTTTGGAGCCATTAGTGGAGTGTCACTGCCCAACTTTTTGGTGGGCCCCATTCTTATTCTTATTTTTTGCTTTAGTTTGGATCTGTTGCCGCCAGCGTTTTGGGAGGGGCCGGAGTATTATATTCTTCCTGTGATTACTTTAGGGTTGCGGCCAGCGGCCGTGATTGCGCGACTAACTCGAGCCAATGTTTTAGATGTGATTAGTGCTGACTACATTAGAACGGCCAAGGCCAAGGGGTTGGGATGGCCCATGGTGCTCTTTAAGCATGTTTTGAAAAACTCACTCATACCGGTTTTAACTTTTTCAGGCCCGCTGGCTGCTGGAATTTTGTCAGGGTCATTCGTGATTGAGTTAATTTTTAATATTCCAGGCATCGGAAAACACTTTGTCGAGAGCGTGAGTAATAGAGACTATCCCTTGATTTTGGGGGTGACCTTGGTGTTTTCAGCCATGTTGGTTTTAGCAAATTTAATAGTGGATCTACTTTATTCGTATTTTGATCCGCGTATCGATTTAACTAAGTAG
- a CDS encoding peptide ABC transporter substrate-binding protein has product MQLIRILLVLVSTLTLLSCTKRKDKLPHDLKYEETLRVNLSAEPPTLDWNRAADVQSGLIIENLMEGLMDYDFSDPDLSVKGALAEKWEFVGDTSRWRFHLRKGVKWSDGQDFVAQHVVDGWERLLNPATASEYSYFLYGLKNGRAYNEGKITDFSQVGVKIVNPHQIDVELDGPQSYFPYLLTHTSTYPLRKDIVEKGGDAWTEPKNIVTLGPYLLKIWEHDSLVILEANPTYYGQKPFVKNVLARIVKDQFTAKNLFDAKKLDALMDLPSVELASLKKRKEYRETGILGTYYLGFNANKAPLDNLSVRKALIQAIDRKQITDMLGGGQVPLSSWVPPGMFGYEPDFGIGFNVEQARKLLDEAGYKDRGTFPTIYFGFNTNEDHKRVAENVQMQLKKNLGINVELKNGEWKVYLDSLKTDPPHIFRMGWIADYPDPDNFFALMTSYSNNNHTLWGNSQFDKLIGEAKTEADKQERRRMYAKAQKILVEEDSPVMPIFAYVSQLLVADRVDNFPINSMLKFRYKEVKLK; this is encoded by the coding sequence ATGCAATTGATTCGAATTCTTTTAGTTTTAGTTTCCACACTGACCCTCCTTTCTTGCACCAAAAGAAAAGACAAACTTCCACATGATCTTAAATATGAAGAGACTTTGCGGGTGAATTTGTCTGCCGAGCCACCCACACTTGATTGGAATAGAGCGGCTGACGTTCAATCGGGCCTGATCATCGAAAATTTAATGGAAGGCTTGATGGATTATGACTTTTCAGATCCAGACCTTTCTGTAAAAGGCGCTTTAGCTGAAAAATGGGAGTTTGTGGGAGACACCAGTCGATGGCGATTTCACCTAAGAAAAGGTGTTAAGTGGTCTGATGGCCAGGATTTTGTAGCTCAACATGTGGTCGATGGCTGGGAGCGGCTGCTGAACCCGGCGACGGCCTCGGAGTACTCGTATTTCTTGTATGGGTTAAAAAATGGTCGAGCCTACAATGAAGGCAAGATCACCGATTTTTCGCAAGTGGGAGTTAAGATTGTAAATCCTCATCAAATCGACGTGGAGCTAGACGGGCCACAGAGTTATTTTCCTTATTTGCTCACTCACACAAGCACCTACCCCCTTCGAAAAGACATTGTTGAAAAAGGCGGCGATGCGTGGACGGAACCCAAAAACATCGTCACCTTGGGGCCGTATTTACTAAAGATTTGGGAGCATGACAGTTTAGTCATTTTGGAGGCCAACCCGACTTATTATGGCCAGAAACCTTTTGTAAAGAATGTCTTAGCTCGAATTGTGAAAGATCAGTTTACGGCTAAGAATTTGTTTGATGCAAAAAAACTAGATGCGCTGATGGACTTGCCGTCAGTGGAGCTTGCGAGCCTTAAAAAGCGAAAGGAATACCGAGAAACTGGAATTCTCGGGACTTATTACCTAGGATTTAACGCTAACAAAGCGCCGCTTGATAATTTAAGTGTACGCAAAGCTTTGATTCAAGCCATCGATCGCAAGCAAATCACGGATATGTTAGGCGGCGGACAAGTGCCGTTGAGCAGTTGGGTGCCACCGGGGATGTTTGGGTACGAACCTGATTTTGGAATTGGATTTAATGTGGAGCAGGCTCGAAAACTTTTAGACGAAGCCGGTTATAAAGACCGCGGCACATTCCCCACGATCTATTTTGGGTTTAATACCAACGAAGACCATAAGCGGGTAGCTGAAAATGTGCAGATGCAGCTAAAGAAAAACTTAGGGATAAATGTGGAACTCAAAAACGGCGAGTGGAAGGTTTATCTTGATAGCTTAAAAACAGATCCTCCGCATATTTTTAGAATGGGTTGGATCGCTGACTACCCGGATCCTGACAACTTTTTTGCTTTGATGACCTCTTACTCAAATAACAACCATACCCTATGGGGCAACTCGCAGTTTGATAAATTGATTGGCGAAGCAAAAACAGAGGCAGACAAGCAGGAGCGGCGTCGTATGTACGCAAAGGCTCAAAAGATATTGGTCGAAGAAGATTCACCAGTGATGCCTATTTTTGCCTATGTAAGCCAGCTGCTAGTGGCGGATCGGGTGGACAACTTTCCTATTAATAGCATGCTAAAATTTAGGTACAAAGAGGTTAAGCTTAAGTGA
- a CDS encoding DUF3857 domain-containing transglutaminase family protein: MEKLLVAPLLLIGLWVGPCHLAEARWMDPTENDIKFLKKDQYITVDSSGTYLTRVELVIEILSESGVLQMSRYPLTYNAGISKITVKEAFTETGAKTFAVPKENIEERAIDAGSLAFDQVNRIRIAFEKLEVGSRVHLTYEEKSLEVVMPGHFSYWVGFGWNEWLQSSQVVIDSALRLHVQENDPNGTVSIRKTTKNGRHILKMQLKKPIFQQVTEEKFVAMDPTNYTWVQVSTEKNWKRFADYFTKSYETILSEPLPDNYVKIKETAATAKALEDQVNLLMSQLSDQIKYLGDWRTVKGRYIARPLAEIASSGYGDCKDYSVSLVKLLRSLGYKAYVSLVYRTTDPMYVAWKLPSVGMFNHAFVYIESENKKLWVDPTNYISYSKAPLPDTHHRQALVLKTGVNELSEVPEIQLAEGGSIEVLHEVDVTKIGPREERLSYQTRGMAGQHLVQALLLYRSDLTRDLVEVGADMSHVTDAKLIEKPDKVQRILEDVKLVVKYQHDGNDMRTSAGRAYLLTMPTLVEPFLVSLFNRVGDIELGHSSKRSRVTRLNNVKVLGDFSKLNCKIKSPWLEAHRTIEPTDSGVVVSVESKVLARVVPARELGKGPFKKLRREVEKCFRDSALIYEAQ, from the coding sequence ATGGAGAAACTCCTAGTGGCCCCGTTGCTGTTAATTGGCCTTTGGGTTGGACCTTGCCATCTGGCGGAAGCTCGTTGGATGGACCCGACTGAAAATGACATTAAGTTTCTTAAAAAAGATCAATACATAACGGTGGATTCCAGTGGGACCTATTTAACAAGGGTTGAGTTGGTCATTGAAATTCTCAGTGAAAGTGGTGTCCTACAAATGAGCCGCTATCCACTCACTTACAACGCGGGTATTTCAAAAATAACTGTGAAAGAGGCATTCACCGAAACGGGAGCAAAGACGTTTGCGGTGCCAAAAGAAAATATCGAAGAGCGAGCCATTGATGCGGGGTCTTTGGCTTTTGACCAGGTGAATAGAATTCGTATCGCGTTTGAAAAACTAGAAGTGGGCAGCCGGGTGCATTTGACATACGAGGAGAAAAGCCTCGAGGTGGTGATGCCAGGGCATTTTTCGTATTGGGTGGGGTTTGGTTGGAACGAGTGGCTACAGTCATCGCAAGTGGTCATCGATTCTGCTTTGAGGCTCCATGTACAGGAAAATGATCCAAATGGGACGGTGTCTATAAGAAAGACCACAAAAAACGGTCGCCATATTTTAAAAATGCAATTGAAGAAGCCCATTTTTCAGCAAGTGACAGAAGAAAAATTCGTAGCCATGGATCCAACCAACTATACATGGGTTCAGGTCTCCACAGAAAAGAACTGGAAACGGTTTGCCGACTATTTTACGAAGTCCTACGAGACCATTCTTTCTGAACCTCTTCCTGATAACTACGTTAAAATCAAAGAAACGGCGGCAACAGCAAAGGCCCTCGAGGATCAGGTTAATCTGTTGATGAGCCAGTTGAGCGACCAAATAAAATATTTGGGCGACTGGCGCACGGTGAAGGGGCGTTATATTGCCCGGCCACTGGCGGAGATCGCGTCATCGGGTTACGGAGACTGCAAAGATTACTCAGTGAGTTTAGTTAAGCTGCTGCGGAGTCTGGGGTATAAGGCCTATGTGTCGTTGGTTTATCGAACTACAGATCCCATGTATGTGGCCTGGAAGCTGCCGTCAGTGGGTATGTTCAATCATGCTTTTGTCTATATTGAATCTGAAAACAAAAAGCTATGGGTGGATCCGACAAATTACATCAGTTACTCAAAAGCTCCGCTACCAGACACCCATCACCGACAAGCTCTGGTCTTAAAAACCGGTGTCAACGAATTGAGTGAGGTGCCTGAAATTCAGTTGGCTGAAGGCGGCAGCATTGAGGTTTTACACGAGGTGGATGTGACAAAAATTGGGCCCCGAGAAGAGCGCCTGTCATATCAAACGCGGGGAATGGCGGGTCAACATCTTGTACAGGCGTTGCTCCTCTATCGAAGTGACTTGACTCGCGACTTAGTGGAGGTGGGGGCCGACATGTCCCATGTGACCGATGCTAAGTTGATTGAAAAACCTGATAAAGTGCAAAGAATCTTAGAAGACGTGAAGTTAGTCGTAAAATACCAGCACGATGGTAACGATATGCGAACTTCAGCCGGACGCGCCTACTTATTGACTATGCCTACTTTGGTGGAGCCCTTTCTTGTTTCACTGTTTAATCGGGTGGGGGATATTGAATTGGGACATTCTTCAAAAAGAAGTCGGGTGACTCGGCTGAACAATGTGAAGGTGTTGGGAGATTTTTCAAAGCTCAACTGCAAAATTAAATCACCCTGGCTTGAGGCTCACCGCACAATAGAGCCAACAGATTCGGGTGTTGTGGTGTCGGTGGAGTCTAAGGTGCTAGCCCGTGTGGTGCCGGCCCGAGAACTCGGCAAGGGGCCCTTTAAAAAACTTCGGCGCGAAGTGGAAAAATGTTTCAGAGACTCTGCTCTTATCTATGAGGCCCAATAA
- the radA gene encoding DNA repair protein RadA, which translates to MAKTKSLFFCQSCGAEHPKWQGQCRECGAWNTLVEERISTSTKGGRGWSVAGNESVSSPKKLVALDSEDVSVESSSRCATGFSELDRVLGGGLVRGSYILLGGDPGIGKSTLLLQMAGGLAKNNLKVMYISGEESVGQTVLRAQRLGVKEKSVHVASESRLENILALAKDDEPDVLIVDSIQTVYLSDITSAPGSVSQVRECASQLMALAKGQNMSVFVIGHVTKEGSIAGPKTLEHMVDTVLSFEGDNSHQFRLLRALKNRFGATNELGVFQMNSQGLEEVENPSELFLEERGTDLQGSVVFAAMEGTRPLLCEVQCLTSPSPMAMPRRTSLGFDTNRVHLLVAVLDKHLDLELSRSDVFVNVVGGLRLSEPAADLAVAAAMVSTSSHREINAHACFFGEVGLTGEIRAVTFADSRLKEAEKLGFRYFVLPASNKKHLRQLERELSGEIFWLKHISELPRCLKLMLESK; encoded by the coding sequence ATGGCGAAAACAAAATCACTATTTTTTTGTCAGTCCTGTGGCGCAGAACACCCTAAGTGGCAGGGGCAGTGCCGAGAGTGTGGCGCCTGGAACACCTTGGTTGAAGAACGCATCTCCACCTCGACCAAAGGCGGGCGCGGCTGGAGTGTTGCGGGCAATGAATCGGTGAGTTCTCCTAAAAAACTGGTGGCGCTGGACTCTGAAGACGTTTCCGTTGAGTCGTCAAGTCGGTGTGCTACGGGCTTTTCAGAATTAGACAGGGTCCTCGGTGGAGGCCTGGTTCGAGGCAGTTATATACTGCTTGGCGGAGATCCTGGAATTGGAAAGAGCACGCTGTTACTGCAAATGGCTGGCGGGCTGGCTAAGAATAATTTAAAAGTCATGTACATCTCAGGTGAAGAAAGTGTGGGTCAAACGGTTTTGCGCGCCCAACGCCTCGGAGTAAAAGAAAAGTCTGTGCATGTGGCCAGCGAAAGTCGCTTAGAAAACATCTTGGCTCTTGCAAAAGATGACGAGCCCGATGTCCTCATCGTTGACTCCATTCAAACGGTTTATTTGTCTGACATCACCTCTGCACCAGGATCCGTTTCACAGGTCCGCGAGTGCGCTAGCCAATTGATGGCGCTGGCAAAAGGACAAAACATGAGTGTTTTTGTCATTGGCCATGTGACCAAAGAGGGTTCTATTGCTGGTCCGAAGACACTTGAACACATGGTCGATACGGTCTTGTCTTTTGAAGGCGATAACAGTCATCAGTTTCGCCTGCTTCGAGCATTAAAAAACAGGTTTGGTGCCACCAATGAACTCGGCGTGTTTCAAATGAACTCACAGGGACTAGAAGAGGTGGAAAACCCCTCTGAGTTATTTCTTGAAGAACGAGGTACTGATCTGCAAGGCTCCGTTGTATTTGCCGCGATGGAGGGCACTCGACCTTTGCTTTGCGAAGTGCAGTGTTTGACCTCGCCAAGCCCCATGGCCATGCCCCGACGAACTTCATTGGGCTTTGACACGAACCGCGTGCATCTACTTGTGGCCGTCTTGGACAAACATTTAGACCTGGAACTGTCTCGAAGCGATGTATTCGTCAACGTGGTCGGCGGCCTTCGACTGAGCGAACCGGCTGCCGATTTGGCGGTGGCCGCCGCCATGGTGTCCACATCGTCACATCGAGAGATCAATGCCCATGCCTGCTTTTTTGGCGAAGTGGGTCTGACTGGTGAAATTCGCGCCGTCACTTTCGCTGATTCACGACTCAAAGAAGCTGAAAAGTTGGGTTTTCGATATTTTGTGTTACCAGCCTCAAATAAAAAACATTTGCGGCAGTTAGAGCGGGAGCTCTCTGGCGAAATTTTTTGGCTAAAGCACATCTCAGAGCTACCTCGTTGTCTAAAATTGATGCTGGAAAGCAAATAG
- a CDS encoding transglycosylase SLT domain-containing protein, translating into MRHFVFVLLFMFMAVSQGDAKTEVTDVFYKSRSLALSGKLAEALSALGAVDDSQLSRTDLGLKYFTLGVWAKDLEQYNEAIEYFKKSLQLNSVQAVYAHFYLGEVYVKKNQVKDARFHLDLALGLKPSSSIRYEIRFLLSGLDMGEKKWKAAYDHLSYLERKWRYTHRHPEVLWRMVQVEQERDRNTRACNWARKLYSKHPDHPLVYDWTYQLELAKVNGKIIGCSARTSDLKSRIRRLQLSGNSDRARKEIDSLIQKSKPKDKFIYDEILAQFYIQEGYVEEAFQVLTPYFQAQQKNFDYLMLLAKAASRAGHYQDAVGIYYKAYEQRPKSQAGRKALFSAAFLSYQFQDYDGASRKFEQFIKLYKKSGLSRDAQWHLAWIRYLRGDYDGAVGAFSELLVLREKNRRRWSKYPEEKVKYWLAMSHLRLEQFSESRKLFAEVAADRGLSFYSMASFYRLKVLPASHQLPGLTRLADLPNVRVPASVEPVATTAVVAPESAVSEEAESEELLALDGDEESKEDSEEENGDSLMDESWLKTDVASSLASEPKFTQYMERAQQQIRAGHFDLARLELYSIEVKTRNPAYLKMLMAAYEEMGYFNRSAYVSQIYFSNDRSRHGINGVRSIWRTAYPQAYEGFVKNYSSQFVVPKELVWSIMRAESFYREDVISPAGARGLMQVMPFTAEQVARLLGDETFNSRDLTKPVVNLRIGTRYLGRLMKKFQQQIPLVAASYNAGPHRTEQWLSKFGHLEMDEFIEHIPFVETRNYVKKVVRYYGIYNELYSRQPASLAWLSQHIPVKVSSRPPARETWESIQ; encoded by the coding sequence TTGCGGCATTTTGTCTTTGTCTTACTTTTTATGTTTATGGCTGTGTCCCAAGGTGATGCAAAGACCGAAGTCACTGATGTGTTTTACAAGAGTCGATCATTGGCGTTAAGCGGTAAGCTCGCAGAGGCGTTGTCGGCGCTGGGTGCGGTTGATGACAGCCAACTGAGTCGAACTGATTTGGGACTAAAATACTTCACGCTCGGCGTGTGGGCCAAAGATCTAGAGCAATACAACGAAGCCATTGAGTATTTTAAAAAAAGTTTGCAACTGAACAGCGTGCAGGCAGTGTATGCTCACTTTTATTTAGGTGAAGTCTATGTAAAAAAAAATCAAGTGAAGGACGCTCGTTTTCATCTTGATCTTGCCTTGGGCTTGAAGCCGTCAAGTAGCATTCGCTATGAAATTCGATTTCTTTTAAGTGGCCTAGATATGGGAGAGAAAAAATGGAAGGCCGCCTACGACCATTTGTCCTATCTAGAGAGAAAGTGGCGATACACCCACAGGCACCCAGAGGTTTTGTGGCGAATGGTGCAAGTGGAGCAGGAGCGAGATCGAAACACCAGGGCATGCAACTGGGCGCGAAAGCTCTACTCAAAGCATCCAGATCATCCGCTGGTTTATGATTGGACCTATCAACTAGAGCTTGCAAAAGTGAACGGTAAAATCATAGGTTGTTCGGCGCGAACTTCAGATTTGAAATCTCGAATTCGCCGGTTGCAGCTCTCCGGCAATTCAGATCGGGCCCGTAAAGAGATAGACTCTCTCATTCAGAAATCTAAACCCAAAGATAAATTTATTTATGATGAAATACTCGCTCAGTTCTATATCCAAGAGGGCTATGTGGAAGAAGCCTTTCAGGTGTTGACGCCGTACTTTCAAGCTCAACAGAAAAACTTCGACTATCTGATGTTATTAGCTAAGGCGGCATCAAGAGCCGGGCACTACCAAGACGCTGTGGGCATCTACTACAAAGCCTATGAGCAGCGGCCTAAATCACAAGCGGGCCGCAAAGCTCTTTTTTCGGCAGCTTTTTTAAGCTATCAGTTTCAGGATTACGATGGGGCGAGCCGAAAGTTTGAACAGTTTATAAAACTATATAAAAAATCAGGATTGAGTCGAGATGCTCAGTGGCATCTGGCGTGGATACGGTACTTACGGGGTGATTACGATGGGGCCGTCGGAGCTTTTTCAGAGCTTTTGGTGCTTCGTGAGAAAAATCGTCGTCGTTGGTCAAAATACCCTGAAGAAAAAGTGAAGTATTGGTTGGCTATGAGTCATTTACGACTCGAACAGTTCTCAGAAAGTCGAAAGCTTTTTGCGGAGGTAGCAGCGGATCGTGGTTTGAGTTTTTATAGTATGGCTTCGTTCTACCGGCTAAAAGTCTTACCAGCCTCTCACCAATTACCAGGCCTGACTCGATTGGCCGATTTACCCAATGTTCGAGTGCCAGCATCTGTTGAGCCCGTCGCGACCACTGCGGTGGTAGCCCCAGAGAGTGCCGTATCTGAAGAAGCAGAATCCGAAGAGCTGTTGGCACTTGATGGTGATGAAGAGTCTAAAGAAGACAGTGAAGAAGAAAATGGCGACAGTTTGATGGATGAAAGTTGGCTAAAGACGGATGTGGCCAGTAGCTTGGCGTCAGAGCCAAAGTTCACACAGTACATGGAGAGGGCTCAGCAGCAAATTCGCGCCGGCCATTTCGACTTGGCTCGTTTAGAGCTTTACTCCATTGAAGTGAAAACCCGCAACCCAGCCTATTTAAAAATGTTGATGGCGGCCTACGAAGAAATGGGCTATTTCAATCGATCTGCCTATGTGAGCCAGATCTATTTCTCAAACGACAGAAGTCGCCACGGTATCAATGGCGTTCGCTCGATTTGGCGAACAGCCTACCCTCAGGCTTATGAAGGTTTTGTGAAGAATTACTCAAGCCAGTTTGTTGTGCCAAAAGAGTTGGTGTGGTCCATCATGCGTGCCGAGAGTTTTTACAGAGAAGATGTGATATCTCCAGCGGGTGCAAGGGGCTTGATGCAGGTCATGCCCTTTACGGCCGAGCAAGTTGCAAGGCTGTTGGGCGATGAAACATTTAATTCGCGAGACCTCACAAAACCCGTTGTGAACTTGCGAATTGGGACCCGCTACCTGGGTCGCTTGATGAAAAAGTTCCAACAGCAAATCCCTTTGGTGGCGGCTTCATACAATGCAGGACCTCACCGGACGGAACAGTGGCTGAGCAAGTTCGGGCACCTTGAAATGGACGAATTCATTGAGCATATACCTTTTGTGGAAACAAGAAATTATGTGAAAAAAGTTGTGAGATATTATGGCATATACAATGAACTTTATAGTCGCCAGCCAGCGTCTTTGGCTTGGCTATCTCAACATATTCCAGTAAAGGTCTCATCAAGACCTCCAGCCCGCGAAACCTGGGAGTCGATTCAATAA